The proteins below come from a single Agrobacterium vitis genomic window:
- a CDS encoding GH25 family lysozyme — MRSLVLALIPICLAMASCTSTSYDFMETGSIQPKFQDKDPQDFGINSPHRHQVHGIDVSKWNGNINWMQVRQSGVSFAFIKATEGKDVIDPKFADYWQQANAAGLPHAPYHFYYFCSSADEQADWFIANVPKASMDMPPVLDVEWNHTSKTCTKRPPAEVVRSEMKRFMDRLEAYYGKRPIIYTSVDFHKDNLQGAFQDHYFWVRAVAKHPSEIYPDRRWAFWQYTSTGVIPGIKGDTDINVFAGTQQNWRKWVQAVSLPTQQTAAN; from the coding sequence ATGCGGTCGCTGGTCCTGGCACTTATTCCGATTTGTTTGGCAATGGCGTCCTGTACTTCGACGAGCTACGATTTCATGGAAACCGGCTCGATCCAGCCAAAATTCCAGGACAAGGACCCGCAGGACTTCGGCATCAATTCCCCGCATCGCCATCAGGTGCACGGCATCGACGTGTCGAAATGGAACGGTAATATCAACTGGATGCAGGTCCGCCAGTCCGGCGTCTCCTTCGCCTTCATCAAGGCCACAGAAGGCAAGGATGTGATCGATCCGAAATTTGCGGATTACTGGCAGCAGGCCAATGCCGCTGGCCTGCCACATGCGCCCTATCATTTCTACTATTTCTGCTCCAGCGCCGACGAGCAGGCCGACTGGTTCATCGCCAATGTGCCGAAGGCCTCGATGGACATGCCGCCCGTTCTGGATGTTGAGTGGAACCACACGTCCAAGACCTGCACCAAACGCCCCCCGGCTGAGGTGGTGCGCAGCGAGATGAAACGCTTCATGGACCGGCTGGAAGCCTATTACGGCAAGCGGCCGATCATCTATACATCGGTCGATTTTCATAAGGACAATTTGCAAGGCGCGTTCCAGGATCATTATTTCTGGGTCCGCGCCGTCGCCAAGCACCCCTCGGAAATCTATCCAGACCGCCGCTGGGCCTTCTGGCAATATACCTCGACCGGCGTCATCCCCGGCATCAAGGGCGATACCGACATAAACGTCTTTGCGGGTACCCAGCAGAACTGGCGCAAATGGGTGCAGGCCGTCTCATTACCGACCCAGCAAACCGCAGCAAACTGA
- a CDS encoding class I SAM-dependent methyltransferase: MSDARIGQDHSGPNLDRHHASKMDQVYRSQRHIYDLTRKYYLLGRDTAIVDLDLPKDGSLLEVACGTGRNLICTERLYPMSHLYGLDISSEMLVQARRNFRGRPRQPDLRIADASAFTAADFAVTGFDRVLISYALSMIPDWQKAIACSLAALNPGGSLHIVDFGQQEQLPGWFRTGLHAWLARFHVTPRANLRDELAAQTEAAGATLSFSPLYRGYAWHAIIRRPAA, encoded by the coding sequence ATGAGCGATGCCCGTATTGGTCAGGACCATTCCGGCCCGAACTTGGACCGGCACCATGCCAGCAAGATGGATCAGGTCTATCGCAGCCAGCGTCATATCTATGACCTGACCCGCAAATATTACCTGCTCGGGCGTGACACCGCCATTGTCGATCTGGACCTGCCAAAGGATGGTAGCCTGCTGGAAGTGGCCTGCGGCACAGGCCGCAACCTGATCTGCACCGAACGGCTCTATCCGATGTCGCATCTCTATGGTCTCGACATTTCCAGCGAAATGCTGGTGCAGGCAAGGCGTAACTTTCGCGGTCGCCCCCGCCAGCCAGATCTGCGCATCGCCGACGCTTCGGCGTTCACCGCCGCGGATTTTGCCGTGACCGGTTTCGACCGCGTGCTGATTTCCTATGCCCTGTCGATGATCCCCGACTGGCAAAAAGCAATTGCCTGTTCGCTTGCCGCCTTAAACCCCGGCGGCTCGCTGCATATCGTCGATTTTGGCCAGCAGGAACAATTGCCAGGCTGGTTCCGAACAGGCCTACATGCCTGGCTTGCCCGGTTTCACGTCACGCCACGGGCCAATCTGCGCGACGAACTGGCCGCCCAGACTGAAGCCGCAGGCGCAACACTGAGCTTTTCACCGCTCTATCGTGGCTATGCGTGGCATGCCATTATCCGCCGCCCAGCGGCCTGA
- a CDS encoding DUF3419 family protein, with translation MTELVPDAGFRKNQKLKSALLQHNALSRKGLSERLFGLLFSGLVYPQIWEDPDVDMQAMQLGAGHRIVTIGSGGCNMLAYLSREPDSIDVVDLNPHHIALNKLKLAAFRHLPDHTAVVRLLGTDNARSNASMVEQYVAPHLDATTRRYWSRRTLTGRRRIRVFNGNFYRTGLLGRFITATHLLARLHGVKLEEITQCRTPREQRQFFETRIAPLFEKPVIRWLTNRKSSLFGLGIPPQQYDELASVSETGTIAPVLKGRLEKLACHFSLRDNYFAWQAFARRYPKSHEGALPDYLRADYYRTIRTSVDRVNVHHASYTELLSTKPAASVDRFILLDAQDWMTDEQLNDLWTEITRTAAKDARVIFRTAAEKSVIEGRISPALAEQWSYLKELSVHFNALDRSAIYGGFHIYEKTA, from the coding sequence ATGACAGAACTTGTTCCAGATGCCGGATTCCGCAAAAACCAGAAGCTGAAATCGGCGCTGCTTCAACACAATGCACTGTCACGCAAGGGCTTGTCGGAACGGTTGTTCGGCCTGCTGTTTTCCGGCCTGGTCTATCCGCAGATCTGGGAAGACCCGGATGTCGACATGCAGGCCATGCAGCTTGGCGCTGGACACCGTATCGTTACCATCGGCTCCGGTGGCTGCAACATGCTGGCCTATCTGTCGCGCGAGCCTGACAGCATCGACGTCGTCGATCTCAACCCGCATCACATCGCCCTCAACAAGCTGAAGCTCGCCGCCTTCCGGCATCTGCCCGATCACACCGCCGTGGTGCGCCTGCTGGGAACCGACAATGCCCGCAGCAATGCCTCCATGGTCGAGCAATATGTGGCACCGCATCTGGACGCCACCACGCGGCGCTACTGGAGCCGCCGCACCCTGACCGGACGCCGCCGCATCCGGGTGTTCAACGGCAATTTCTACCGTACCGGCCTCTTGGGCCGCTTCATCACCGCCACGCATCTTCTGGCCCGCCTGCATGGCGTCAAGCTGGAAGAAATCACCCAGTGCCGCACCCCGCGCGAACAACGGCAGTTTTTCGAAACCCGCATCGCGCCGCTGTTTGAAAAGCCTGTTATCCGCTGGCTGACCAATCGCAAAAGCTCGCTGTTCGGCCTCGGCATTCCGCCGCAGCAATATGACGAACTGGCCAGCGTTTCGGAAACCGGCACCATTGCCCCGGTGCTGAAAGGTCGGCTGGAAAAGCTCGCCTGTCACTTCTCGCTGCGGGATAATTATTTTGCCTGGCAGGCCTTCGCCCGCCGCTATCCAAAATCCCATGAAGGCGCGCTGCCGGATTATCTGCGGGCCGATTATTACCGCACGATCCGCACCAGCGTCGACCGCGTCAATGTCCATCATGCCAGCTATACCGAATTGCTCTCCACCAAGCCCGCAGCCAGCGTCGACCGCTTCATTCTTCTCGATGCCCAGGACTGGATGACCGACGAGCAGTTGAACGATCTCTGGACCGAAATCACCCGCACCGCCGCCAAGGATGCGCGGGTCATCTTCCGGACCGCCGCCGAAAAAAGCGTAATCGAAGGTCGGATTTCCCCGGCGCTCGCCGAGCAATGGTCCTATCTGAAAGAGCTGTCCGTGCATTTCAACGCGCTTGACCGCTCGGCGATTTACGGCGGCTTCCATATCTATGAGAAGACGGCATGA
- a CDS encoding serine hydrolase domain-containing protein, with translation MRLLIRFVQGLLLGVLVVIVGAATWLWLAPPELLRVGTGYAAKIVCSNVFIAKRDPMDVLAEDVQAPGHPLLRFLRLDVDRDAGMVTAYMFGAFVPSTAIARPGLGCANVPDGKIDAARKVHLPQPLAVAAAPNPNPAPWPDGTGAPHTDPVLAGILADPALTGPSMRATLVIRDGELLGEAYGPGFGPDTPLIGWSMTKTVMAMLIGQRMGEGGLDLDKDHLLPQWTDGRAAITLRQLMGMESGLRFNEDYGDVSDATRMLFLEPDQAAFVASQPLDATPGTLFHYSTGTSVLLARLLMDSLPPEQALSYPQTSLFKPLGMASAVLEADETGTLAGGSYLYANARDWAKLAQCLLQDGVWQGRRLLPEGYVTTMATPTKSSGGTYGQGQIWRSGPGREPDSTFGITEETLWFQGHDGQTIAIVPSRKLIVLRMGLTPAWDNYRPQKLLKAVLDAMP, from the coding sequence ATGCGTTTGCTGATCAGGTTTGTCCAAGGACTGTTGCTTGGTGTCCTGGTGGTTATCGTCGGGGCTGCCACGTGGCTTTGGCTGGCTCCGCCGGAATTGCTGCGAGTCGGGACAGGCTACGCCGCCAAGATTGTTTGCTCAAATGTGTTCATCGCCAAGCGTGATCCGATGGACGTTTTGGCTGAGGATGTGCAGGCGCCGGGCCATCCGCTGTTGCGTTTCCTGCGGCTGGATGTCGACAGGGATGCAGGCATGGTCACGGCTTATATGTTTGGGGCTTTTGTACCCAGCACGGCCATTGCCCGACCCGGTCTGGGCTGCGCCAACGTGCCCGATGGAAAAATCGATGCGGCTCGCAAGGTGCATCTGCCGCAGCCGCTTGCCGTTGCGGCGGCCCCGAACCCGAACCCGGCACCCTGGCCGGATGGAACGGGCGCACCGCACACTGACCCGGTGCTGGCGGGCATTCTTGCTGATCCAGCCCTGACCGGGCCATCGATGCGCGCCACATTGGTGATTCGGGATGGAGAGTTGCTTGGTGAGGCCTATGGTCCGGGCTTTGGCCCCGATACGCCACTGATCGGCTGGTCAATGACAAAGACGGTCATGGCCATGCTGATCGGCCAGCGGATGGGGGAGGGCGGGCTTGACCTCGACAAGGACCATCTTTTGCCGCAATGGACCGACGGGCGCGCGGCAATTACCCTGCGTCAATTGATGGGCATGGAAAGTGGCCTGCGGTTCAACGAGGATTATGGCGATGTCAGCGATGCAACGCGCATGCTGTTTCTGGAGCCGGATCAGGCGGCATTCGTCGCCTCTCAGCCGCTGGACGCGACGCCCGGGACGCTGTTTCACTATTCGACCGGCACCAGCGTGCTGCTGGCCCGCCTGCTGATGGACAGCTTGCCGCCGGAACAGGCACTGTCTTATCCTCAAACATCCTTGTTCAAGCCGCTCGGCATGGCCAGCGCAGTGCTGGAGGCCGACGAAACCGGCACTTTGGCAGGTGGGTCCTATCTCTATGCCAATGCCCGCGATTGGGCCAAGCTTGCCCAATGCCTGTTGCAGGACGGTGTCTGGCAGGGGCGGCGTCTGTTGCCGGAAGGCTATGTAACAACCATGGCGACCCCGACAAAGTCATCCGGCGGCACCTACGGGCAGGGGCAGATCTGGCGGAGCGGGCCGGGCCGGGAACCTGATTCCACCTTCGGCATTACCGAAGAAACCCTCTGGTTTCAGGGTCATGATGGACAAACAATTGCGATTGTCCCGTCACGTAAGTTGATTGTGCTGCGGATGGGGCTGACGCCTGCCTGGGATAACTACAGGCCGCAGAAATTGCTGAAAGCGGTTCTGGACGCAATGCCGTAG